From a single Cyprinus carpio isolate SPL01 chromosome A3, ASM1834038v1, whole genome shotgun sequence genomic region:
- the LOC109049309 gene encoding uncharacterized protein LOC109049309, translating to MHWLPLVAMVIASALPFPQSPVPRLVAATIEPGRNDSNSSSVPTANISMPTNSSVDKDSHDAVSHNNYSTHDIAPHRTVDKPSTFEEDNISKDRPNRENLLIEDRFVNNTKQDYTGGGRTTGADASRPHDPRKHNSQKILAEKSNDILKDYQLESSQFHEGSSIEVETLLKDDRNARSKLRDGPLEGPTVSLQSSPVQEHLDEAQTVGSTNAKELVQQYGGFGTEPGFGFDDIGLREEDQLLLLDAHPRVLFSPALSPPKHPPLLLMLESGFLTDDVEDEESHMMDANTSAHRGDKETYRNLLLGLSDSDGHIPSVRRKRQAVHSAQGIARSVCEAESRWVTNKKTAVDFLSNTVTILQEIQTQTGPLKQHFYETKCRKPDPNRKGEVQAVEGASCLGVDKKHWMSRCETKQSYVRALASDENKRIGWRWIRIDSSCVCVLLTRGTYNTKKFERGREREGRSIRV from the exons ATGCACTGGCTTCCcctggttgccatggtgatcGCCTCGGCCCTGCCTTTCCCTCAAAGTCCTGTGCCCAGGCTTGTTGCCGCGACGATAGAGCCTGGCAGAAAcgacagcaacagcagcagcgtCCCGACAGCTAACATCAGCATGCCGACCAACTCATCAGTGGACAAAGACTCCCATGATGCTGTTTCTCACAACAACTACAGCACACATGACATAGCTCCTCACAGAACAGTCGATAAGCCGAGCACGTTTGAGGAGGACAATATATCCAAAGATAGACCAAACCGAGAGAATCTTCTAATAGAAGACCGTTTTGTCAATAACACAAAGCAGGACTACACAGGTGGAGGTAGGACTACCGGAGCAGATGCCTCCAGACCGCATGATCCTAGGAAACACAACTCACAAAAAATACTAGCTGAAAAAAGCAATGATATTCTCAAGGACTATCAGCTTGAAAGTAGCCAGTTTCATGAAGGAAGCAGTATTGAGGTAGAGACTCTTCTTAAAGATGACAGGAACGCAAGAAGTAAACTGAGAGACGGGCCTCTTGAAGGTCCTACGGTCTCGCTGCAGAGTTCTCCAGTGCAGGAACATCTGGACGAAGCTCAAACGGTTGGGAGCACCAATGCTAAAGAGTTGGTGCAGCAATATGGAGGGTTTGGAACAGAACCGGGCTTTGGGTTTGATGACATAGGCCTACGAGAAGAAGATCAGCTGCTTTTGCTGGACGCCCATCCTCGGGTACTTTTCTCCCCGGCCCTTTCCCCACCCAAACACCCACCTCTGCTCTTAATGCTGGAGTCGGGCTTTTTGACCGATGACGTTGAGGATGAGGAAAGTCACATGATGGATGCTAACACGTCTGCTCACAGAGGCGACAAAGAAACATACAGGAACTTACTCTTGGGCCTCTCTGATTCTGATGGCCACATTCCAAGTGTCCGCCGCAAGCGTCAAGCCGTCCACAGCGCACAAGGCATCGCACGCTCTGTATGTGAGGCCGAAAGCAGGTGGGTGACCAACAAGAAGACCGCGGTGGACTTTCTTAGCAACACCGTCACTATTCTGCAAGAGATCCAGACCCAGACCGGGCCGCTCAAGCAGCATTTCTATGAAACAAAGTGCCGTAAGCCAGATCCAAATAGGAAAGGTGAAGTGCAGGCGGTGGAGGGGGCCAGCTGCTTGGGGGTGGATAAGAAACACTGGATGAGCAGGTGCGAAACCAAACAATCGTACGTACGCGCACTCGCCTCAGATGAAAACAAGAGGATAGGATGGAGGTGGATCCGTATTGACTCCTCCTGCGTTTGCGTGCTACTCACTAGAGGGACATACAACACTAAGAAGtttgagagaggaagagagcgaGAAGGCAGAAG TATACGGGTTTGA